A window of Hordeum vulgare subsp. vulgare chromosome 5H, MorexV3_pseudomolecules_assembly, whole genome shotgun sequence genomic DNA:
AATTGCACACAACAAACAGGAACAGAGAAAAGATCAGCAATCCCATATATGTTCTCTATTTACAAGAGGCACAACTCTAATGACATTTTCATCGACAGTAGCTGCAAGTTATCTCTCCAACCATCATAAGCAGAAACTATTCAGAAAAGAGTTGAACTGAATCAGTTGATGCTCAAGTCATAGAACAATGTATGCTTTAGGATCTGAAAGTCGTGAAAGAATTAATTACCCTAAGTGGGGTCGACCATGTCAATGTCCATCTTGACATCCTCAACGAGGCACTGGTAGACCAGCAACTTGCTGAGGCCAGCGGTAGCATGAAAGACATTTGTGCCCATGTAGGTGGTCTTGTCCACCATCACCGGGATACCATGCCCTGAAAGTAAAGCTCCTTTGCAAACTCTGCAGTTAAACAAAAAGGAAACACTTTTGGTTACAAATGGTGACAAGAATGTAGCAGTATCACAGGTGCATATTACTCTGATGTTTTCAAATGTTCTAACTTCTTTAAGAACGAAAAAAAAAACTATTTGCATGATTGATGGCATATAGCACATAAATCCCATTAGATGTACAATATATGCTTTGAGTAACACATGAGTATGACTTCAATGAAAGGAGGGGGTAATGGTTCTCACATGTACGTACAGCAAGCTGCCCGGCACAGAATAGAGCAGTACTTAGCATGCTGCTTGATAATAATGGCTACACAAATGATACTAATACGATAACCAACCATGACACGAAACAAATTAAAGGCTAACCTGTCCTGGCTCCATATCTGTGCTGCAATGAGGAAACTTTTTCCGCAGATCCTGCAACAAAACATTCAGAGAACACTTGAATCTTTCACATATGGGTAAGAGTTAATGCAAAAAATGGTCAACTTGAGAGGGAAGAGCACTACTGTCTGCactagagagagggggagagagagacctgTAGACTAGCAACATCATTATAGAATCCGCGCATATATCTTCTCCCACAAATGTCTTCCCTGTAATGAACCGAAGGGAAGGACCACTCAAACAGAACCAGCAGTATTTGTTATTTGCTTATAGGCAATTTCTCAAAAGAACTACTCTCTCCGTCTCATAATGTAAGAAATTTTTGCGAGATGTTTTAGCTTGCAAAAATATCTTAcattatgggacagagggagtaataaCTTAGGCTGTGCATATGTTAACTATCTGTTAATGGACATTAAAACCAAATCAAGAACATACACGTCAAGAAAGAAACCACCATCGGCAAGACACTTAATAGTAGACACCTTTGGTACAAGTGCACGGAAGTCATCACAGTGAATGTAAGTGGATAGACCACCACCCGAGCAGCCCGTAAGAAAAGCCTAGAATTTTAGGAAATGATCAGGAACAAAGTATCACAACAAAATTGTAATGAGTAATAGCAATAGAGAGACAACATGATAAACGAGATCAGACGGTCTGAAGATAAAACCATAAAAGCAAGTAATCTTCAATTGGTCCCAGtttgaaaataaaaaatcaaacatTACACCCAAAAACCACTGAGGCTGCCATGCCATCATTGATGACATAAATCTCCAGGCCCAACCTATGGTTTTTTCTTGGACTGAGGATAAAGAGCAAAAGAATATTATGCACTGCATTGTTTCTAAGAGGCATGGCAGCAAATAAGTAATATAAAGTTATAAAAAAATGACTAGATGACACCGAGCGAAGATCAAATCTCATACTGAAGTGATACTGAAGTTATACTGCAGTATCTCCATAATATAAAGTGATAGGTGTACCAGTACAACTGGTCCGTTACCATGACGACACCAACAAGAAATTTTATGACTCATGTACAGTTCAGATTCAAGCCGTGCTTCTATTTTGTAGTAAGGCTACCTCTTTAGCATGTGACAAACCCTTTGATAAAAGTTCACGCATAACTTCATCCCAGATGCGTTGACCTCTGAAAAAGAAACGGGTGCCATCCCACATAGATCAGAGTATTAGTCAGGATATCTGCTGCGCAATAGAACTGTATGAAGTAGGAACTGAGAAGTAATCACAAAAGATTCTGCCAACCTGAAATTCCTCTTCGAAATTTCCAGAAAATGATGCACCATCACAATACCTTACCTTCACTTTATTCCAATTGTAAAAGTCTGCAGATTCAAACGAAATAATTCTCAGCGGATGTCAAAGTGTAGTGCCTCTATGATACCACCACACAGAGCGTATCAGAAAGATGGCTCCCACGCAAGAAAAGGTTCCTTGAATCCAACTAAAACAACACGATATTACATACGTGCAATCCCCGGTCTAGTCGAAAAAAGGTCCGAAAGTTACATGGAGTATATCATTGACAATCCTTTAGAGTTGTCATCAATCAATCAAAAATAAGACTGTTGTGTATTCAGGAGCCGTGGCTTTGACACTAGAAAGTACCTGGATTCTGCAGTTCGTCGTCGCTCAAGATGCCAACGAACTCAACCCGCCTTTCCATGTGGTCAGAGGAACCTAGATTTGTTTCCTTGCGCTGAGCGCACCATGTCAGGTTCCTGCACCAGCTTCCACCCTGCAGCCCAGCACCAAAACAAAGCTTCA
This region includes:
- the LOC123395621 gene encoding pectin acetylesterase 5-like isoform X1, with product MRPRPDPHPPTTARCRPSPPVFPSCIPSPPPPPPPRRRTTGAAAFAFALLAAAFFLTPCRDASAPSSTSYPSYGHRLPTLVDLTLIAGAREKSVVCLDGTPPGYHWLPGFGEGSDKWLLHLEGGSWCRNLTWCAQRKETNLGSSDHMERRVEFVGILSDDELQNPDFYNWNKVKVRYCDGASFSGNFEEEFQDGTRFFFRGQRIWDEVMRELLSKGLSHAKEAFLTGCSGGGLSTYIHCDDFRALVPKVSTIKCLADGGFFLDVEDICGRRYMRGFYNDVASLQDLRKKFPHCSTDMEPGQSLQRSFTFRAWYPGDGGQDHLHGHKCLSCYRWPQQVAGLPVPR